Proteins encoded by one window of Lathyrus oleraceus cultivar Zhongwan6 chromosome 1, CAAS_Psat_ZW6_1.0, whole genome shotgun sequence:
- the LOC127092171 gene encoding uncharacterized protein LOC127092171 produces MGPNVKDNPMPSHGPSSVNNIEVCLNEQRVTKKEEIRQSLVEIHSVLCAHGLFQHNHQICGTCLVNSRGCRKIQDDLQGVLDQGLIQISRQVSSPESQEQEVNVIIPCFNISEKVEIAYHPREPVVICPPGPMPYTSDKAVPYRYAATIIENGKEVEIKTLASVTNIAANSRMTRSGRVFAPPVIPSRNVEKDPVVVVPVTREAEGKTSNSTLDKETDELLRIIKLSDYKVVDQLLQTPSKISILSLLLNSGVHREALLKVLDQAFVEQDITAEQFNNVVGSITSCNGLGFCDEELPEEGKNHNFALHISANCQGDSLSNILIDTGSSLNVMPKSTLLKLKYKGGQMRHSGIIVKAFDGSRKTVIGEVDLPIGIGPHVFQITFQVMDIVPAYSCLLGRPWIHEAGAITSTLHQKLKFFKNGQIVTVNGEQAMLISHLSSFSVIEADEMAVQTPFQALTIDDYKKSEGSIASFKDAQQIVKTGPTEMWGKVIELSENVNHAGLGFVDGKQVQTSVVRPFKDIFHSGSKVEHLPLFIGKVME; encoded by the coding sequence ATGGGTCCCAATGTGAAGGACAATCCAATGCCAAGTCATGGTCCTTCATCAGTGAACAATATAGAAGTTTGTCTCAATGAACAACGTGTTACGAAGAAAGAGGAGATTCGGCAGTCTTTGGTTGAAATTCATTCTGTTTTATGTGCTCATGGTCTATTCCAACATAACCACCAGATCTGTGGTACATGTTTAGTCAATTCAAGAGGTTGTAGAAAGATTCAAGATGATTTGCAAGGCGTCCTTGATCAGGGTTTGATTCAGATTTCTAGACAAGTGAGTTCTCCAGAATCACAAGAACAAGAGGTGAATGTCATCATTCCTTGCTTCAACATTTCAGAGAAAGTAGAGATAGCTTATCATCCGAGGGAGCCAGTGGTGATTTGCCCTCCGGGCCCAATGCCTTACACTTCAGATAAAGCGGTCCCCTACCGCTATGCAGCAACTATTATTGAGAACGGTAAAGAGGTCGAGATTAAAACCTTAGCCTCAGTTACCAATATCGCAGCAAATAGCCGAATGACGCGCAGTGGCCGTGTGTTCGCTCCGCCGGTTATCCCAAGTAGAAATGTTGAGAAAGATCCAGTAGTCGTGGTACCAGTGACAAGAGAAGCAGAAGGGAAAACAAGCAATTCAACCCTTGACAAAGAAACAGATGAACTACTCAGAATTATCAAGCTCAGTGACTACAAAGTGGTAGATCAGTTGCTacagacaccgtcaaaaatctcgaTCCTGTCCTTATTATTGAACTCAGGTGTCCACAGAGAAGCATTACTGAAGGTGCTTGATCAAGCCTTTGTAGAACAGGATATAACAGCAGAGCAGTTCAACAATGTTGTAGGCAGCATCACTTCGTGCAATGGCTTAggcttttgtgatgaagaactgCCAGAAGAAGGAAAGAATCACAACTTCGCTCTCCATATCTCAGCCAATTGTCAAGGGGATTCTTTGTCTAATATCCTAATTGACACCGGTTCATCTCTGAATGTCATGCCCAAGTCTACCTTGTTGAAGCTAAAGTATAAAGGGGGGCAAATGCGGCACAGTGGAATTattgtgaaagcattcgatggaTCAAGAAAAACAGTCATTGGAGAAGTTGATTTGCCTATTGGTATTGGACCACACGTattccagatcactttccaggttatggacataGTGCCAGCTTATAGCTGTCTGCTCGGAcgcccatggattcatgaggcgggTGCCATTACATCCACGttacaccaaaagttaaagtttTTCAAGAATGGGCAAATAGTGACGGTTAATGGGGAGCAGGCTATGTTGATTAGCCACCTTTCATCGTTTAGTGTGATAGAAGCAGACGAAATGGCTGTTCAAACTCCATTTCAGGCCCTGACCATCGATGATTACAAGAAAAGTGAAGGTTCAATCGCGTCATTCAAAGACGCCCAGCAGATTGTCAAGACAGGTCCTACAGAAATGTGGGGCAAGGTGATAGAGTTGTCAGAAAACGTTAACCATGCAGGATTAGGCTTTGTTGATGGAAAACAAGTGCAGACTTCAGTGGTGCGACCTTTCAAAGATATCTTTCACAGCG